A stretch of DNA from Lysinibacillus sp. B2A1:
CCTTCTTGTTTTGCCTGTTCCAGTGTAAATTCTAAACTGTCCAACTCACTTTGAACTACATCTGCTACTTGCCCAATACCTATATACCCATAATATTTCTCAGGTGATTTATCGATAGCTTTCATTCCAATATAAGTGCCAAACGAATGTCCAACTAATAAAACCTTTTCTTGGTTAAACCTCTCCAAAATGTAATCAGTTAATGACAATAAATCTTCAACCAGCAAGTCAGTGGTTAAGTTTGAATAGTCTTCGAAAAAATGATAGGATTTTCCACTGCCACGCTGATCATAATGTACAATAGTAAATTGCTTTTCAAGGTCTTTTTGGTATTTTCTTACGTATGGAATTTCGGAGCACGCTGGACCACCGTGAACAAAAATGAGAATCGGATTACTTGAATCTATTCCTCGAATCATAATTTCATGTCCTGTTCCGTTAATTTCAACCTGCTCCAGCGTACTTATGCTTTGCTCCCCTTTAATATGAGGTGTCCATGTAGGAAAAAATAGACCGAGTAAAACAATTAACAATGTAATTATTAAACTAAACCTGAATATTTTAGTTAACCTCTTTCGCATTCTATTTCTCTCCTAACGGCATAGCCAGATAATTACTCATTACTATCCCCCAAACAGAATAGTCAAAGGTATTTAAGCTATAATTGATTTATTACATGAGTTGTTTCTAAAAACCGCACTTACTCGCTGCTTATTTATATTATTATAACCTAGTACAAACCTGATAGAAGTCAAAGACAAGTAAAAGTCATCCATTAGTAAACTATTAACGCAGGTCTGTTGAACAAGAAGGCAGAAAAAAATGGTTAAAGGGCATTTAGTTCATTTGCAGGTAATTGAATTTTTTTCACGAGAAATTAGTTTGTAAACAGTACTTGAACTTCTATTCGTTTTGAACGTATGAAATTAGAGCGTAGTTTATTTGAGGATTTTTTAGGAGCCTTTATTTAAGGAAAGGAGGAACTCGTTTGTTTTTATATCATATGGTTATTCACAATAATATCTTCGAAAATATAAGTCCCCAAATCGTATTAAAGGAAGGATTAAATTACAAGACATCAACCAAGTGGTATTCCAAGAGTGCTAATTTATTTCCAGATTTAACGGAGCGTTTCAGACCAGCAAATTTACCAAAATGGATTGATTTTGAAGTTGCTTTCGGAGTAGATTTGGAAGTCGACGAAAGTCCTCACTATCGGTTTCCAGTGTTTAGTGATAAAATTTTAGTTTTTAACCGAGATATATCAAGTGATTTATTTGCTTATATTGAGGACATGTATGATGGTGGCAAAGGGCGTATTATTGAGGGATTACCTTCAAAGGAAGATTTAATGAAAAATTATTGGGCAAGTATGAACACTCTCGAAGATTATTTAAATAATAAGCCTTTTAATAACCCTGAAGTTTATATTTTTGAGCAAGTTCCAGCAAAGTTAATTGACTACATAGAGTAAATTACTGTTCAACAATCGGGCGTGATTGTTGAAGAATACAAGTAGAAATAATCAAACTTTTTTATAAACCTTAAATTTAAATATTCAAGATAAGAATCCATTTAGGAAAAAGATTGATCAAAATGGATTCTTTTTATTTGTTATCATCTTCTTTTTATATTATTAGTTCAATTGGTATCTTATCCATGTGTTTGTCCCTTATGTTGGATTTGGATTGGTTACTACCGCCAAACCATTATAAAGGATTTTTTTATGGAGAAATATAATTACAGAAAATTCAGACTAAAATTAAAACCTAAGCTATTTTAATGCGACGCTAGTGTCTTGATATAAATGAACAATAGATAACATTAATTCTTTGGGGTGTTTATAAAAGGTCATACAAAAATGCCCCCAAAATTAGATAAGATGAATTTTTTTATTTCATCTGTCTACCTAATTGGGAGCATATCAATAATAGCTGTCTGTTTTTCTTAATATGTATAATTAAAACAATAATTACTTTTTAAACATTTATTTATAGTAGAATTAATAATAACGTTATTGTAAGAAATGGAGTGAATAAAGTTGGGAAGGGAAGAAAAGAAAAGACAAACTAAATTAGCTATAACAAACGCTGCTTTCAAATTATTTTCGGAAAACGGATATGAGTCGACAAAGGTTGAAGATATTGTGAAATTAGCTGGAGTTTCTAAGGGTACTTATTTTAATTATTTTCCGACAAAAGAGGCAGTCATAGAGGATTTCGAAAGAATTTCAATCTATTCAGAAGCTGAAAAATTAATGAATATCACAAGTCCAGTAGTACCTAAACTACTCTCTTCGTTAATTAATATCGTACATAATTTAAACTATACAAGGTCATTAAGAAGAGCAACTTTAATGGCAACTCTCTCAAGTGCCAATAATTTAAATGATCACATAGATAATATGAATAATCTTCGTGCTTTATTGATTCCAATTTTTAAGCATGGACAAGAAACGGGGGAATTTACACAAAAATTATCCCCTGAAACACTGGCAGACTTAACTATTCAAATGTTTATTGGTGCATTAACCCACTGGTGTCTTGGTGGAGGCGAAGATGATCTTATTACACAACTTATGATGAGTTTTGATGTTTTCTTTAAAGGAATATCTTCATAAAGATCCTGTTGATTTCCAAAGTACTCCTGCGAGAATAGCCTGGGTTATAAAAACTCGCAGGAATGTTGTCAAAGAGAGAATTGGAGACAAGCAGAGAACTAATATATACTCTTCTTATTAAATTTATCGACTAAACTTTGAGAACGTCTATGATTTGTACCAGAGAATAGTAGACTAATAACTGGTAATTTTCGAATAATAAAATACGATATTAAATGGCTAAAGACA
This window harbors:
- a CDS encoding alpha/beta hydrolase, coding for MRKRLTKIFRFSLIITLLIVLLGLFFPTWTPHIKGEQSISTLEQVEINGTGHEIMIRGIDSSNPILIFVHGGPACSEIPYVRKYQKDLEKQFTIVHYDQRGSGKSYHFFEDYSNLTTDLLVEDLLSLTDYILERFNQEKVLLVGHSFGTYIGMKAIDKSPEKYYGYIGIGQVADVVQSELDSLEFTLEQAKQEGNSDDIEKLMLLQPLIEKGEVRTPRNLVRKYGGAARLIDDNTDYLTGFLFNPEYNGLDIIRYLRGIHVTQEVLLNEGAKHTITEIVNQVDLPIFFVMGKFDYMTSVNAAKNYYGSMEAPVKEFVIFEESAHYPQFEEKEKFTLWLNKTFDKLQNGAVEF